The sequence below is a genomic window from Gossypium hirsutum isolate 1008001.06 chromosome A11, Gossypium_hirsutum_v2.1, whole genome shotgun sequence.
ATTAGTGGAAACTGCTCCGACGGCGCCGCCTCCTTCCTCCATGGACGGCATTTTCAGGCTGACCGGCTCGAAGTAATGCACAAGGTGATTTTTGAAAACTGGTTTTGGCTGATTGAGTGATGTTGGAAAAAAGGTGGCAAAATGGCTACGATGATGACAAATGTTTCTATAGCTTACATAATAAACATATGGAAAATACTTTTGGTGTAATTCAAATTTATTGAAGAATCTATACAAGGAAAAGGGCCCTAGTACTTGGTAGTCACACACACACTTTAGCAACAATCACTTAAAATTTTCAAGCATACAACAACAGCAGCAGCCGCAGCAAGAGAAATCTAAGAAAGGTATGCACTAATCAATTGTTTTTAAGTGCCAGTATTTAGggataaaattagtatctaattaTGTGAATTTGATAATAGGAACGAAGTTAAAAAAGGTTTTACAAGTtcaagtttttaaatatatatttttatgggagttaaaatgtaatttaattatatttttattattttggaggTTAATATGCAATTTTACCATGCATTAACATGTAAAGTTATAACTTATTAATATGCAATTTTACCATGCATTAACATGTAAAGTTATAACTTTCAAAGAGACCTAAagcataaattttcattttaggcaaCCAAGGCCTTACCTACCCTTGTCGCCACCCCTCTTTGTACTTTATCTACTTTGgtctttgaacttttttttttctaaattaatcttgaaacttgataatttttttctcattgaaCATTGATCAATGTTACATCATTActtggaattaaaaaaaattctttttattctttttagattttatgtaagttatttaaaatttccaaataatGACTTCGTTGTTTAACGGAATTCAAGTTCAAGgactatatttaaaaaattgttaagttcaaggactaaatatTAGTTTATCCCTAATATTCTTTACCCTGTTTTAGAAGTTCATTGAATTTCTTGCCAGCTTACTTTTGTTATTAACCATTGCtttgttcttttttaatttcaGGTCCCATaatcagaaaaaaaaatggatgagaaatttctaaaatcattagaaaacaagaaaaatatgATCTCAAATTCAATGAATTACCCATATCAAGTTACAGAGACTTAGACCCTGGCTATGGTGAATTCATCCCCTACATATTAGCAGGCACAGGTGGATTCCAATaacacaaaaaattaaattggCTAAATTTATTCATATCCAACAAATTAttagaattttcaaatatatttaaaaaattaggagAAACATTGGATGAAACCACAAGGGAAATCACAAacaggattaaattgaaagaaaagcaaAATGACATAGAAGGGATAAAGGAAGACATAGCTAAATTCCCTGAAAAATTAGCACGTATGTTAAGCAACATTGATGATAAAACACATAGGATACAACATATGGAGTGTAGCATGGAAGACAACATGTATAAGATCAATAAGGGTCAAATTAAAATTATGGAAGAATTGAGGGActtgaaaagggaaataaaagaGCTAAAGGAGGATGTAAAAGaagttaaaatgaaaattagtaCCAGAGAAAGATAAAGGGTATTTTTTTTGCACATCATGGATGTAATAACAGATCTTGGTTGTCGTTGGTGTTGTATGGAAGAATCAAAGATAGAGTGAACGAGTTTTTAGGATTTTAAAGTTTAATATCGAAGGATTGTTGTATGTGAGTATGTGAGTGTGTTTCTGATGTAAGGAATGGTGTAAAAAAATTTACGACTATTAGAGGCATCTATCCTTGTGTTTTGTATTGAGTTGTGTCTGTAAAATGAACCTGTTGATCTAGTACAAGTTTAGTTTTTTTGAGTGTATCTTGTGATGTGAAGTATGTTTTGTTGGGCTCTTGGCTCCTATGTTTCGATGATATAAAATATACTtcaattattgtattttttatatatttagaatttaatattatatttttatttttaatatagagaataaaatacaattcaactCTTGATATAGGACTTTCATgatatttttatccatttttacattattttatcatattaatattatattttttttgtttattttgaatttgttaaatgataatttttttttgaagtttattGATGAGGATTTATATAattgtttaataattttatttttaaaatttatagataATTTTGAAAGGAGATACAGAAACATGGCAGTATTGATATGTATCAGTTTCTATAGAAAACGATGCGTCCATTAGTATAGTACTAATCACCTTGGATAAAAAATCTTTTAGTCCTTGAATTTGGCAACTTTTCTCAACTTAATCCTTAAACCttgttttttttatctatattagTCCTCTAGCTTGACAGCTTTTCTTAATTTTGGTGCATATAATGACATGAGACTTTGATATTGTGTAATGTGAAATCATACTTCAATTGTAATTATTACTTGCTAACGGTACAAGATTTTCGTTACAATGCCTAGAATTACTTATAATCCCCAACtattaaataagaagataaagaCACTTTAACAAGTTTGGATCTACATTTTTTTGCTTTGACAACAATACTGATATTAATCAAACTAAAACTCAGTACAACAATGGTTAAATGAGTTTTAACTACACTATTACTCTTATGATGTAAGTGTTTAGGATACATCACCCTCCATGGTCAAACAAATGGACCCAGGCtataaattgtatataaaaaaaataaaaagaattagtaaaatgtatataaaatttattaactttcaatatttataataaattaaacacAAATATAATATACAAAGCCTTGATGCCTTGAATCCTTTAGGTCTCTTCAATCAGCCTTTAATTTTTGTGGTTGGATGAGCCTTGGCTGCcacaaattgaagaaaaaaaattgtaaaagcaTTTCAAAACAAATACACACAACAAAACACTTCAGCATGTAAGAAATTTATATCATAAAGGTTTTGGTTTTTGGATTGTATCATtaagaataaaattattttaggtaAAATATTGTTTCGGGTTAATGTTAAACGAGTTTGAATTGTTAATTAGTTCGTGCATttagttgaaaaattttaaataataaaaaagaaatcaataaatCAACCAGTTCACCCTAAGGGCAGAATGTAAGAGGAGACCccttcaaaattttagaaaattattattaaatctttcaaaattttgacgTTTTTACTTACAACTCTTAATTAAGCCttgttgaaaatttcaaaaagttaacCATTAGTTTTatcataaattttgattaaagctcttaaattttatttttaaaagaaaattttcattaaaacaccaaaaattaaataaattgagtcGAAAATCCAGTAGTAATAAAATTGTCTTAAATAACAAGAGTTTACAAAAAAAGACTAGTAAAGTACACTTACTTTTGTTGATGCATGGCATAATAAGTCCGCAAAGCACTGAGAGTAAGTGCAGCAATGGCACCCACAAATGCCAAAAACGTCCAAGGACTCCTAAAATAAGTATGATAACCTTGAGCTGCATGATTAATCCAGATATTCTTACAATGATTATGTATTTTCTCTTTAACCCCACTGTAAATCATCGGACTAGGAACCAAATCAGTGTTCATCTTATTGAAAAGCTTAGCCACTTCTTCATCACTCCCCAATCTATTGTATAGTATGCCGGCGTCTCTCAAGGTCTTTTACATCTTCGGCTTCATCGATCAATAAATCAAGGAAACACATATAAGAAGTGACGGTGAAATCGTTGTCGAAATCTGGACACATTTCGTAAGCTATTAAGTTCATGGTTGAATCATTAACGGTGATCGGCGGTAACCGTAAATTTCCGAAGAAGAAGATACGGTTGAAACTGATGTCGGAATTTTAAACATCTTGTTTTACATGCTTTTAACCATATCCCGGCCTTTTTAAGCTCTTTTACGTTACCAATGATGTGGGAATGATGCCGTTTTGTTCTTGCTTCGTAGCTAAATATATGTTCAGTGAATAACCGCAAACCCCACCACCATGGTTTTTCTTTGACAAGGAGTCTTTCTAGTAGTAGATTCAATAAGTGAATTCGCTCTCCTTCTTTTTGCTGCTTCCACCACCATTCACTACACCAAAATCTGTGTTAGTCAGGAGCCAAGCTataatttctcttttcttttttttcttttttctttttgttgtttgttTTGGAATTGTTAATcgattaaattattgatttataaattttaatttatttgatttaattaaatacgattaaaaattttgatttgataacacgatttaattaaattttttacccTATTCATATAGATTTTTAAATCAGTTGATATAATGACTTTCCCCAAATTGATGtctcaattaatttttaatattcaaacaatattaattaaaatacaatttttattattgaattaaagcaaaaatcttaccatttttaagatattaaaatttccATTTTGAAAAGTTGGATttgaaatcataattttgtacACTCAACAGTATAAATGCAAACAGACAGGAAGGGGTCGTTCTCAAGAAAtgaaaatttacatttaaatccctttaaaaattattaaattattaaattataataagcccttaaattaaaaaaataattgtttaatttaaaaaaataaaattataaattaatatataaaaaaaatttaaggatcagATAAAAAATCTAATAAGGTTAAAGTTAGACTAACTAAATcaaagaataaaatattttttcatatttttaatattttcaaaaatttatataattaaactcAACTAATCAACTGGAAATGAGAGTGTAATAGATTCCATCACCCATCTGGTTATAAAAACCTTTTAACATTTATAAACTCcacaaaaatgattttttatttaattcccTAAATTACCTGTCCTCGCCTGGGTTGATAACAGTATCGTCGATGAACCTTTGGATTGCATTCATGAACTTTTCGCCATCTTTTCTCGGGCTTGTAAGCAATTCAAGAACACGAAAAGGTAATTGGTTTTCCAACAAGAACAGATCCGAGTACACAAATGTCAGCAAatcgtttttaataaacaatttaccatcatcatcgtcgtcgtcgtcgtcgtcgtcgtcgtcatcatcatcattacCGTAACGCATGTAAACTGCTTGTAAAATTGCGCAGCCGTCAACGAAGAACATCCAAGCC
It includes:
- the LOC107941176 gene encoding UPF0481 protein At3g47200-like yields the protein MSSTEEGGGTVRAVSTDQTIIDNNDSTSIDMDDPLSDGEVANLRSLDKPFYGGQPNFTAKPLIRKVPSTLRRNEDFRKYFMPKVISIGPLHHDDLTLPESKELKLKLAAHFVKRNGVDKESLYRNIKKEMDGLKECYDPQELENYSDDNKELAWMFFVDGCAILQAVYMRYGNDDDDDDDDDDDDDDDGKLFIKNDLLTFVYSDLFLLENQLPFRVLELLTSPRKDGEKFMNAIQRFIDDTVINPGEDSEWWWKQQKEGERIHLLNLLLERLLVKEKPWWWGLRLFTEHIFSYEARTKRHHSHIIGNVKELKKAGIWLKACKTRCLKFRHQFQPYLLLRKFTVTADHR